The sequence CTCGAGCGCCGGCTACTTCATCAATGACCTCAACGACGTCGAGCTCGACCGCCAGCACCCGAAGAAGCGCTTCCGGCCGATCGCCGCCGGCCAGCTCTCGGTCGGCTCGGCCTGGGTGATCGCCTCCGGGCTCGCGGTCGGCGCGATTGCCGTCGCCTTCCTGGCGGTCAACTGGAAGGTCGGCCTCATGGTCAGCGGCTACGGCGCAATCCAGGTCGCTTACAGCTTCGGCCTCAAGCAGGTCGTGATCATCGACGTCATGACCCTGGCCGCCCTGTTCATCCTGCGGGTGATGGCCGGTGCCGAGGCGGTGGACACGGTTGCCTCGGAGTGGCTGATCCTCTGCACCGGCATGCTCGCCTGCTTCCTCGGCTTCACCAAACGCCGCCAGGAAGCGGTTTCCGAACTTCATGAAGGTACGAGCAGCCGCCCCGTGCTCGAGCATTATTCGTTGCCCTTCCTTGACCAGATGGTGGCCATGGTCACCACAGGAACGGTGATCAGCTACGCCATCTACACGATCGATTCACCGCTGATCGGCAGCAAGATGATGCTCACGATCCCGCCTGTGGTCTACGGAATCTTCCGATACCTCTACCTGATCTACGACCGGTCCGACGACCGTTCGACGGCCGCGATCGTGGCCGAAGATCGCGGCGTGATCCTGGCCGGCGCCGTTTTCGCGATCACCGCGTTCCTGCTGCTCTACGTTTTCAACTGAAAGAAACGGCGTTTTCCCCTTGCAGCACCGAACGGTGCACGGTCAATCTTCGCTTGACTTTGGTGAAATCGCCCTTAACCGTGTGGGAAGAACATGGGAGACGGGTGAGGACGCTCTGAGACCCGACGAGAGTCGGAAAGCGTCCTGATCGACACTCTGATGTCTGTGGAATCTCGAATCGCAGGGCAGACATCCGGGCCGTTTCAAGGCTTTCCCGCCGTTCACAAGCCAATACACATTGACTAATGCACCGAGATTTCAACTGGTGCTTGTGAAATTACGGAGAAAAAATTGAATCCCGTCGCCCGAATGACTGTCCGTCTGCTCGCTCTCTGCGCCGTTTTGGCCCTGGGACTGTTCACCGTTTCGACCGCTCAGGCGGCCGGCACTCCGAACCTGAACCTGAGCGCCAACGCCAGTAATCCCCTTTATGGCGAGACCGGCACCGTTTCGGTTACGGCGTCACTGCCGAACGGCGAGCCGAAGGGCTACAACCTCAGCTTCCGTGTCGTGCTTCCGGCCGGCATCAGTTAGTTACGCGG is a genomic window of Thermoleophilia bacterium containing:
- a CDS encoding decaprenyl-phosphate phosphoribosyltransferase gives rise to the protein MEAASSETSEHTLTERGPLRAALKTARPHEWVKNVLVFAGLLFSGQVDEPWAIGQALITFAAFCAISSAGYFINDLNDVELDRQHPKKRFRPIAAGQLSVGSAWVIASGLAVGAIAVAFLAVNWKVGLMVSGYGAIQVAYSFGLKQVVIIDVMTLAALFILRVMAGAEAVDTVASEWLILCTGMLACFLGFTKRRQEAVSELHEGTSSRPVLEHYSLPFLDQMVAMVTTGTVISYAIYTIDSPLIGSKMMLTIPPVVYGIFRYLYLIYDRSDDRSTAAIVAEDRGVILAGAVFAITAFLLLYVFN